From Sediminibacterium sp. TEGAF015, a single genomic window includes:
- a CDS encoding MFS transporter: MSEIITKSSSPLGWIASSWMARGIPFIALSSTVATMYESFEVTDTEIAFWTSVIMLPWALKFLWAPLLEMFQTKRYFVYVSQFFLGVLFALVAVSLISDRFFGLSIGFFIAIAVAAATQDAAIDGIYVNELSAKQQQQFAGWQTVFFTLAKSLFGPGLVALAFLLQESYGLKIAWMVVMLIYAVLMITAGVISATKIPTGGNALHEVESAPEAVVIYKDVLLQFIRKKNLVFGIGFVFLFRLAEAQAVKIAPLFFKASRIEGGLGIDKADASFIFDIVGLVAIVIGSLAASYFAASKSFNRKTLMTLCAVMNLSYLVYTYLAIAQPVDELSIIVMVAFQHLCYGFGLMALIFFILQELTPGKYQLANFSFAMAIMYLAYLLPGMVSGFFSDYMGYYEFFVWIIICTIPAYIMSALVPLNSAPSETE; this comes from the coding sequence GTGTCTGAAATAATTACAAAATCATCTTCTCCTTTAGGTTGGATTGCCAGTTCCTGGATGGCCAGGGGAATTCCTTTTATTGCCTTATCTAGCACAGTAGCTACCATGTACGAGTCCTTTGAGGTAACAGATACTGAAATAGCATTCTGGACTTCCGTTATCATGTTGCCCTGGGCGTTAAAATTTTTATGGGCACCTTTATTGGAAATGTTTCAAACAAAAAGATATTTCGTGTATGTATCACAGTTCTTTTTGGGTGTTTTATTTGCGCTGGTGGCAGTGAGTTTAATTTCTGATCGCTTTTTTGGTTTATCAATTGGATTCTTCATTGCTATTGCTGTGGCTGCTGCTACACAGGATGCCGCTATTGATGGTATCTATGTAAATGAATTGAGTGCTAAGCAACAACAACAGTTTGCCGGATGGCAAACCGTATTTTTTACTTTGGCAAAATCCTTATTTGGTCCAGGGTTGGTTGCACTGGCTTTCTTGCTTCAGGAGTCTTACGGGTTAAAAATTGCCTGGATGGTAGTAATGTTGATTTATGCAGTCCTTATGATTACAGCGGGTGTAATATCCGCAACCAAAATTCCTACAGGAGGGAATGCCTTACACGAAGTAGAATCTGCCCCTGAAGCTGTTGTAATTTATAAGGATGTACTACTTCAGTTTATCAGAAAAAAGAATTTAGTTTTCGGGATTGGATTTGTTTTCTTATTCAGGCTGGCCGAAGCTCAGGCAGTTAAAATTGCTCCTTTGTTTTTTAAAGCTTCCAGAATTGAAGGTGGTTTGGGAATTGATAAGGCTGATGCAAGTTTTATTTTTGATATTGTAGGGTTAGTCGCTATTGTAATAGGATCACTGGCTGCCAGCTATTTTGCTGCATCAAAATCTTTTAACCGCAAGACTTTAATGACTTTGTGTGCAGTTATGAATTTGTCTTATCTGGTGTATACTTATCTGGCGATTGCACAACCAGTAGATGAATTGTCTATTATTGTCATGGTTGCTTTTCAGCACTTATGCTATGGTTTTGGATTAATGGCTCTTATATTCTTTATACTACAGGAGCTGACTCCGGGGAAATACCAGTTGGCTAATTTTAGTTTTGCAATGGCTATTATGTACCTCGCTTATTTATTGCCTGGTATGGTGAGTGGTTTTTTCAGCGACTATATGGGTTACTATGAATTCTTTGTTTGGATAATTATCTGCACAATTCCAGCCTATATTATGAGCGCACTGGTTCCGCTTAATTCAGCGCCATCTGAAACTGAATAA
- a CDS encoding amidase has protein sequence MNRRKFLRNGSLAAAAAVTVTGTVASGLAGCSSGANNAEDKKRDSAEISAAAELGRDEFELSEITIAELQQGLQSGKYTSVKLAELYLTRISEVDQGRHDLKSVIEVNPEALMLAEQMDKERKQGKLRGPLHGIPIMIKDNIDTADKMHTTAGSIALADHVAAKDAFVVTQLRKAGALIIGKTNLSEWANFRSTRSSSGWSSRGGQTRNPYVINRSPCGSSSGSAVAVSANLCAVAVGTETDGSVIAPASFCGIVGIKPTVGLVSRSGIIPISATQDTAGPMTRTVADAAILLNAMVGVDPADSITANAKDKIAKDYTSFLDKNALKGKRIGVEQSFLRGRQEEVVTLYQKTIDQLKQLGATIIPVELVKETGALGEAEFQVLLYEFKDGLNKYLSGVKKGVKSMSELIEFNKKNADKAMPYFKQELVEMSNAKGDLKSNEYLKALATSTSARGIIDRIMQKNQLDAIVGTSYGPAHCIDWVNGDYDPGFYFCPPAAMAGYPHITVPMGDIHGLPVGLSFIASKYEEGKIIGLAYAFEQATKHRKVPRFKRSI, from the coding sequence ATGAACAGAAGAAAGTTTTTACGCAATGGTTCTTTAGCAGCTGCCGCTGCTGTAACAGTAACAGGTACAGTTGCTTCCGGGTTAGCTGGATGTAGCAGTGGTGCTAATAACGCTGAAGACAAAAAGCGCGATAGCGCCGAAATTTCGGCTGCCGCTGAATTGGGCAGAGACGAGTTTGAATTGTCAGAAATTACCATTGCAGAATTACAGCAGGGGTTACAATCAGGCAAATACACTTCAGTTAAACTAGCTGAATTATACTTAACCCGAATTAGTGAAGTTGATCAGGGAAGACACGATTTAAAATCGGTAATTGAAGTAAATCCGGAAGCGCTGATGCTTGCAGAGCAAATGGATAAGGAGCGAAAGCAGGGTAAGCTTCGCGGACCACTACATGGGATACCAATTATGATTAAAGACAATATTGACACAGCAGATAAAATGCATACAACAGCCGGTTCCATTGCATTGGCCGATCATGTTGCCGCAAAAGATGCTTTTGTAGTTACTCAGTTGCGAAAAGCCGGTGCTTTAATCATTGGTAAAACCAATTTAAGTGAATGGGCTAATTTCAGATCAACAAGATCTAGCAGCGGATGGAGTAGTAGAGGCGGACAAACCAGAAATCCTTATGTGATCAATCGTTCTCCCTGTGGTTCCAGTTCCGGATCAGCTGTGGCAGTGTCTGCCAATTTGTGCGCAGTTGCTGTTGGTACCGAAACCGATGGCTCTGTTATTGCACCTGCTTCTTTTTGTGGTATTGTAGGAATTAAGCCAACGGTAGGACTTGTTAGCCGCTCAGGAATCATACCTATTTCTGCCACACAGGATACAGCTGGGCCTATGACCAGAACCGTTGCGGATGCTGCAATTTTGTTGAATGCCATGGTAGGAGTAGATCCTGCTGATTCCATTACTGCAAATGCAAAAGATAAAATTGCAAAAGACTATACCAGTTTCCTCGATAAAAATGCTTTGAAAGGCAAGCGCATTGGGGTAGAGCAATCTTTTTTAAGAGGCCGACAGGAAGAAGTAGTGACGCTGTATCAAAAAACGATTGATCAGTTAAAGCAATTGGGTGCTACCATCATACCTGTTGAATTGGTGAAAGAAACAGGTGCTTTGGGTGAGGCCGAATTCCAGGTTTTATTATATGAGTTTAAAGATGGATTAAATAAATATTTATCCGGGGTTAAAAAAGGGGTTAAGTCGATGAGTGAACTGATTGAGTTTAATAAAAAAAATGCAGACAAAGCCATGCCTTATTTTAAACAGGAACTGGTTGAGATGAGCAATGCCAAAGGAGATTTAAAAAGCAATGAATACTTAAAGGCATTGGCTACATCTACTTCGGCGCGCGGTATTATAGACCGTATTATGCAGAAGAACCAGCTGGATGCAATTGTAGGTACCAGTTACGGGCCAGCACACTGTATTGATTGGGTTAACGGAGACTATGATCCTGGATTTTATTTTTGTCCTCCTGCAGCCATGGCTGGTTATCCGCATATTACTGTTCCTATGGGAGATATTCATGGATTGCCTGTTGGACTTTCTTTTATTGCGTCCAAATATGAAGAAGGAAAAATAATAGGTTTGGCTTATGCATTTGAACAGGCAACCAAGCATAGAAAAGTTCCTCGTTTCAAACGATCTATTTAA
- a CDS encoding PfkB family carbohydrate kinase has protein sequence MSKPIICVGAILVDELIHAAVPILPATTVNAHITKTAGGVAHNIAKQLSILGVNIQLISVFGNDSDGDWLKQSCAAAGVKIDASITKEGISGRYTGVLNSDGSLYAAFLSNAAVEMVTPEHLQKHEALLQTAQYIMADANTSIESMNWLLSFSNRTGIPFIIEPVSVPPAMKLQQMDLNGLYMVTPNEDELPVICSAKSFLTQLQVEELLKRGVKNIWLHNGKQGSAFYTKDKTVTLHAPDIEVVDCTGAGDGSLSGFLLGKTLGKTDEECIKLAHTLSAEILQVNGAIVTHLTQEQLLNNVNKYYPSIP, from the coding sequence ATGTCAAAGCCAATCATTTGCGTGGGAGCTATTTTAGTGGATGAGCTCATTCATGCAGCCGTTCCCATTTTACCTGCCACTACCGTAAATGCTCATATTACTAAAACCGCTGGAGGCGTAGCACATAATATTGCCAAGCAATTAAGCATTCTTGGCGTGAATATTCAGTTGATTAGTGTATTTGGAAATGACAGTGATGGCGATTGGTTAAAACAATCCTGCGCTGCTGCTGGTGTAAAAATAGACGCCAGCATTACCAAAGAAGGTATATCCGGTAGATATACCGGCGTGCTAAATTCTGATGGATCATTATATGCAGCTTTCTTATCGAACGCAGCCGTTGAAATGGTTACACCTGAGCATTTACAAAAGCATGAAGCTTTGCTCCAGACTGCTCAATATATCATGGCTGATGCCAATACCAGTATTGAAAGCATGAACTGGTTACTTTCTTTCAGCAACAGAACAGGAATACCTTTTATTATAGAACCCGTATCTGTACCACCTGCAATGAAACTGCAGCAAATGGATCTGAATGGTTTGTATATGGTAACGCCCAATGAAGATGAGTTACCTGTTATTTGCAGTGCAAAATCTTTCTTAACGCAATTACAGGTAGAAGAACTATTGAAGCGTGGCGTAAAAAATATCTGGCTGCACAATGGCAAACAAGGATCTGCTTTTTATACCAAAGACAAGACCGTTACACTACATGCTCCCGATATTGAAGTAGTAGATTGTACCGGCGCTGGCGACGGATCCTTGTCCGGATTTTTATTAGGAAAAACATTGGGCAAAACCGATGAAGAGTGTATTAAACTAGCACATACTTTATCTGCAGAAATTTTACAGGTAAACGGAGCCATTGTGACCCATTTAACACAGGAGCAATTACTGAATAATGTGAACAAATACTATCCGAGCATACCCTAA
- a CDS encoding pseudouridine-5'-phosphate glycosidase, whose protein sequence is MTQPSNFHIHPEVAAALRDGEPVVALESTIISHGMPYPQNVATARVVEDIVRKNGAVPATIAIIKGKCTVGLTQEELEYFGQAKDVQKVSLRDMPYVVSQGLYGATTVAATMRIAAMAGISIFVTGGIGGVHRGAEKNMDISADLTEMQQTNVAVVSAGVKSILDIGLTLEYLETLGVPVVTIGQEAFPSFYSQDSGHKSPLQLNTPEEIAAMLKVKWEMGLKGSVLIANPIPADLEIPAAIMEEHIVLALDAASRAGVRGKDLTPYLLSYIAKHTNGESLDANIALIKNNAAIGAQIAVALSAIID, encoded by the coding sequence ATGACGCAGCCATCTAATTTTCATATCCATCCAGAAGTTGCAGCAGCCTTAAGAGATGGAGAACCCGTGGTTGCATTGGAAAGTACCATTATATCACATGGTATGCCCTATCCACAGAATGTAGCTACCGCAAGGGTTGTGGAAGATATTGTAAGAAAGAATGGAGCTGTTCCTGCTACAATCGCCATCATCAAAGGAAAATGTACGGTAGGTTTAACCCAGGAAGAATTGGAATATTTTGGACAGGCAAAAGACGTGCAGAAAGTAAGCTTGCGAGACATGCCCTATGTTGTTAGTCAGGGATTATATGGTGCCACAACCGTAGCAGCCACTATGCGGATTGCAGCCATGGCAGGCATTTCTATTTTTGTAACGGGAGGAATTGGAGGCGTACACAGAGGAGCAGAAAAAAATATGGATATATCTGCGGACCTAACAGAAATGCAACAAACCAATGTGGCTGTTGTATCTGCTGGTGTTAAATCTATTTTAGACATTGGTCTTACACTTGAATATTTAGAAACCCTGGGGGTTCCTGTGGTAACCATTGGTCAGGAAGCATTTCCCAGTTTTTATTCGCAGGATAGTGGACATAAAAGTCCCTTACAGTTAAATACACCCGAAGAAATAGCAGCGATGCTAAAAGTGAAATGGGAGATGGGTTTGAAAGGATCGGTACTCATTGCCAATCCGATACCCGCTGATCTGGAAATACCCGCTGCCATAATGGAAGAGCATATCGTATTGGCTTTAGACGCCGCTTCACGAGCAGGTGTAAGAGGAAAAGATCTCACACCTTATTTACTCAGTTATATAGCCAAACACACGAATGGAGAAAGTTTAGACGCCAATATTGCATTGATAAAAAACAATGCAGCTATTGGCGCCCAGATTGCAGTTGCGTTATCTGCGATTATAGATTAA
- a CDS encoding 3-keto-disaccharide hydrolase translates to MKKFLFAGLAVFASTNICVATAAAPVTTQVKTNTFEKIAADNDIIGRWDLTVNMDGRIAPSWLEVKLSGVKTLVGYFVADGGSARPISHVQVKDGKIHFSIPSQWDRLDKYMEFDAVLENDKLTGTITQSYGKVHSFTGERAPLLKREKAPVWGKPINLLSGKGTEGWHADRNNNQWVNINGILTSPKSGANIITDQKFEDFKLHIEFRYPAGSNSGVYLRGRYEVQVEDNAGKEPSATLFGGVYGFLTPNEMAAKAPGEWQTYDITLIGRRVTVVANGKAIIVDQIIPGITGGALDSKEGEPGPIMLQGDHGPVEYRNIIITPAK, encoded by the coding sequence ATGAAAAAATTCTTGTTTGCGGGTCTTGCTGTTTTTGCAAGTACTAACATTTGTGTTGCAACTGCTGCTGCGCCCGTTACCACTCAAGTGAAAACTAACACCTTCGAAAAAATTGCTGCCGACAACGACATCATTGGCCGATGGGATTTAACCGTAAATATGGATGGCCGCATTGCCCCATCCTGGTTAGAAGTAAAATTGTCGGGTGTTAAAACGCTGGTTGGCTATTTTGTTGCTGACGGTGGTAGTGCCAGACCCATCAGTCACGTACAAGTGAAAGATGGAAAAATTCACTTCAGCATTCCTTCACAATGGGATCGTTTAGACAAATACATGGAATTTGATGCAGTGTTAGAAAACGATAAACTCACAGGAACCATCACCCAGTCTTATGGTAAAGTACATTCTTTCACAGGTGAGCGCGCCCCTTTATTGAAAAGAGAAAAAGCACCTGTATGGGGTAAGCCCATCAACCTCTTAAGTGGGAAGGGTACGGAAGGATGGCATGCAGACAGAAACAACAATCAGTGGGTAAATATCAATGGGATTTTAACCAGCCCAAAAAGTGGTGCAAATATTATTACTGATCAAAAATTTGAAGACTTCAAACTACATATTGAATTCCGCTATCCTGCAGGGAGCAATAGTGGCGTTTATTTAAGAGGTCGTTACGAAGTGCAGGTTGAAGACAATGCAGGAAAAGAACCCAGCGCTACTTTGTTTGGAGGCGTCTATGGTTTCTTAACCCCGAATGAAATGGCTGCCAAAGCACCCGGTGAATGGCAGACCTATGATATCACTTTAATTGGCCGCAGAGTTACTGTGGTAGCCAATGGAAAAGCCATTATTGTGGATCAGATTATTCCTGGTATTACGGGTGGTGCATTAGACAGCAAAGAGGGAGAGCCAGGTCCCATTATGTTACAAGGAGATCATGGTCCGGTAGAATATCGAAATATTATTATTACACCAGCGAAGTAA
- the acs gene encoding acetate--CoA ligase, which produces MSYPYQIKSFEEYQRVYKESVENPEAFWSSIAEHFVWRKKWDKVLDWNFSEPKNEWFKGGKLNITENCLDRHLAERGNVPAIIWESNDPHEKQRVLTYNVLHKRVCQFAQVLINNGVQKGDRVCIYMGMIPELAIAVLACARIGAIHSVIFGGFSAQSIADRLYDAQSEFIVTCDGAFRGGKDIPLKSVIDDALIGNRTVKKVIVYTRTRTPISMIKGRDVWWEDEMRHVEEMGIKELPAEEMDAEDPLFILYTSGSTGKPKGVVHACAGYMVYTNYTFVNIFNYQPGQIHFCTADIGWITGHSYIVYGPLSAGATSLMFEGVPTWPDAGRFWEIVDKYKVNILYTAPTAIRSLMSYGLGPLQGKDLSSLKVLGTVGEPINEEAWHWYNENVGKKNCPIIDTWWQTETGGCLISNLAGITPSKPGWATLPMPGVQPILVDEKGVEITEAEDGIYKGNLCIKFPWPSLLLTTYGDHERCRTNYFATYENLYFTGDGALKDENGFFRITGRVDDVLNVSGHRIGTAEVENAINMHAGVIESAVVGYPHDVKGQGIYAFVIYSNTHGDEELTRKDILQTVTRMIGPIAKPDKIQFVSGLPKTRSGKIMRRILRKIAEGETENLGDTTTLLDPGVVDEIKNGHL; this is translated from the coding sequence ATGAGTTATCCTTATCAAATCAAATCCTTTGAAGAGTACCAGCGTGTGTACAAAGAGAGTGTAGAGAACCCCGAAGCCTTCTGGTCCTCGATTGCAGAGCACTTTGTCTGGAGAAAAAAATGGGATAAAGTCCTTGACTGGAATTTTTCCGAGCCCAAGAATGAATGGTTCAAGGGAGGTAAACTGAATATTACAGAAAACTGTTTGGATCGTCATTTGGCTGAACGTGGAAATGTACCTGCCATTATTTGGGAGTCGAATGATCCGCACGAAAAGCAAAGAGTGCTTACCTATAATGTATTGCACAAGCGTGTTTGCCAGTTTGCACAAGTATTAATTAATAACGGTGTTCAGAAAGGCGACCGTGTTTGTATTTATATGGGAATGATTCCTGAATTAGCTATCGCTGTTTTAGCTTGTGCCCGTATTGGCGCGATTCACTCAGTAATTTTTGGGGGATTCAGCGCGCAGAGCATTGCTGATCGTTTATATGATGCGCAAAGCGAATTCATTGTTACCTGCGATGGTGCCTTCCGTGGTGGTAAAGACATTCCATTGAAATCGGTAATTGACGATGCCTTAATTGGTAATAGAACAGTGAAGAAAGTAATAGTATATACCCGCACTCGCACCCCTATTTCTATGATTAAGGGAAGAGATGTTTGGTGGGAAGACGAAATGCGTCATGTAGAAGAAATGGGCATTAAAGAGTTGCCGGCCGAAGAAATGGACGCGGAAGATCCATTGTTTATTTTATATACATCAGGTAGTACGGGTAAACCCAAAGGTGTAGTACACGCGTGTGCGGGATATATGGTGTATACCAACTATACGTTTGTAAATATCTTTAATTATCAGCCAGGTCAAATTCATTTTTGTACAGCGGATATCGGGTGGATTACAGGGCACTCTTATATTGTCTATGGTCCATTGAGCGCAGGGGCTACTTCGCTCATGTTCGAAGGCGTTCCTACCTGGCCCGATGCCGGGAGGTTCTGGGAAATTGTAGACAAATACAAAGTCAATATTTTATATACAGCTCCAACAGCCATTCGTTCTTTAATGAGTTATGGCCTAGGCCCCTTGCAGGGAAAGGATTTGAGCTCTTTAAAAGTTTTGGGTACAGTAGGAGAACCCATTAATGAAGAAGCATGGCATTGGTACAATGAAAACGTTGGCAAGAAAAACTGTCCCATCATTGATACCTGGTGGCAAACCGAAACTGGCGGTTGCTTAATTAGTAACCTGGCTGGTATTACGCCTTCTAAACCTGGATGGGCTACACTTCCTATGCCTGGTGTGCAACCAATTTTGGTAGATGAAAAAGGGGTAGAAATTACAGAAGCAGAAGACGGTATTTACAAAGGCAATCTGTGTATTAAGTTCCCTTGGCCTTCTTTGTTGCTCACTACTTATGGCGATCACGAACGTTGCCGAACCAATTATTTTGCTACTTACGAAAACTTATACTTCACGGGTGATGGTGCGTTAAAAGATGAGAATGGATTTTTCCGCATTACTGGTCGTGTAGACGATGTATTGAATGTAAGTGGTCACCGGATTGGTACAGCTGAAGTGGAGAATGCAATAAATATGCACGCCGGTGTTATTGAAAGTGCAGTGGTGGGTTATCCGCACGATGTAAAAGGTCAGGGCATTTATGCTTTTGTAATTTATAGTAATACACACGGCGACGAAGAGCTCACGCGCAAGGATATTTTACAAACCGTTACGCGTATGATTGGACCGATTGCCAAGCCCGATAAAATTCAGTTTGTGAGTGGCTTGCCCAAAACGCGCAGTGGTAAAATCATGCGTAGAATCTTACGCAAGATTGCGGAGGGGGAAACAGAAAATTTAGGGGATACTACTACTTTATTAGATCCCGGTGTAGTGGATGAAATTAAAAATGGACATCTTTAA
- a CDS encoding MFS transporter produces MNKTKGTSITTVISASSVGTMIEWYDFYIFGSLATIISTKFFPQDNPTAAFLSTLATFAAGFVVRPFGALFFGRLGDLIGRKYTFMVTLLLMGGATFLIGCIPSYESIGFMAPVLILLLRLLQGLALGGEYGGAATYVAEHSPNNKRGLMTSWIQTTATVGLFVSLLVIMGTRAALTAEDFNEWGWRVPFWVSILMVLVSYLIRKNMEESPVFAKAKASGKTSVNPLKESFGNKLNFKFVLLALFGAVMGQGVIWYTGQFYAMSFLEKTMNVHKEQVDSLMFIALIMGTPFFLVFGWFSDKVGRKWIMMLGMLVAIVSYRPIYEKMYQTTNLEKKKEVSRSINMVNNVNTITTLYADSTIKTEIQKTNPANGATLSTIHIQVNESDERKLILLVFLQVIFVTMVYGPIAAFLVEMFPTKIRYTSMSLPYHIGNGVFGGLLPAVATYLTTQAKTAGKADWYLEGLWYPIGVATVCLIIGVIYINGKDKEIND; encoded by the coding sequence ATGAATAAAACCAAAGGAACATCTATCACTACCGTCATTAGTGCATCCTCGGTGGGAACGATGATTGAGTGGTACGATTTTTATATTTTCGGAAGTCTCGCCACTATCATTTCAACTAAATTTTTTCCGCAGGATAATCCAACAGCAGCTTTTTTAAGTACGCTAGCCACTTTTGCCGCAGGATTTGTGGTAAGACCTTTCGGGGCTTTATTTTTTGGAAGACTGGGCGATTTAATAGGACGTAAGTACACATTCATGGTAACGCTTTTACTCATGGGCGGTGCCACTTTTTTAATTGGATGTATTCCGTCGTATGAAAGCATTGGCTTTATGGCTCCCGTATTGATACTGCTGCTAAGACTCTTGCAGGGATTGGCTTTGGGCGGAGAGTATGGAGGCGCTGCCACTTATGTAGCCGAACATTCACCCAATAACAAAAGAGGGCTCATGACCTCCTGGATACAGACCACTGCAACGGTTGGTTTGTTTGTATCGCTATTAGTTATCATGGGAACACGCGCTGCATTAACAGCAGAAGATTTTAACGAATGGGGATGGCGGGTTCCGTTTTGGGTATCCATTTTAATGGTATTGGTTTCTTATCTGATTAGAAAAAATATGGAAGAGTCACCCGTGTTTGCGAAAGCCAAAGCATCGGGCAAAACTTCTGTGAATCCACTCAAAGAAAGTTTCGGCAATAAACTGAATTTCAAATTCGTGTTATTGGCCTTGTTTGGTGCAGTGATGGGACAGGGCGTAATCTGGTATACAGGACAGTTTTATGCCATGAGTTTTCTGGAAAAAACGATGAACGTACACAAAGAACAGGTGGACAGTTTGATGTTCATTGCGCTCATCATGGGTACACCTTTCTTTTTGGTGTTTGGCTGGTTCAGTGATAAAGTGGGCAGAAAATGGATCATGATGTTGGGGATGTTGGTAGCCATTGTTTCGTATAGACCTATCTATGAGAAAATGTACCAGACTACGAATCTTGAAAAGAAAAAAGAAGTAAGTCGCAGCATTAACATGGTCAATAATGTAAACACGATTACCACTCTATATGCGGACAGCACCATTAAAACAGAAATTCAAAAGACCAATCCAGCCAACGGCGCCACACTTAGCACTATTCATATTCAGGTAAACGAATCAGATGAACGCAAATTGATTTTGCTGGTTTTTTTACAAGTGATTTTTGTAACCATGGTGTACGGGCCCATTGCTGCATTTTTAGTAGAAATGTTCCCCACTAAAATAAGGTATACATCCATGAGCCTGCCCTATCATATTGGCAATGGGGTATTTGGGGGATTGTTACCGGCTGTAGCCACCTACCTAACTACACAGGCAAAGACAGCTGGGAAAGCCGACTGGTACCTGGAGGGACTCTGGTATCCAATAGGCGTAGCAACGGTTTGCTTGATTATAGGAGTGATCTACATTAATGGAAAAGACAAAGAAATAAACGATTAA
- a CDS encoding DUF6814 family protein, translated as MNIVRKLLGIVWLALGLAVGYFGLTILGIPKLTSGKQDDLVFGIIICFILLPIVVGGLLVFGKYALQGEYKIIEDNPEHAHYIE; from the coding sequence ATGAATATTGTTAGAAAGTTGCTAGGTATTGTGTGGCTTGCATTAGGATTGGCTGTAGGCTATTTTGGACTCACCATCTTAGGCATCCCTAAACTAACCAGCGGCAAACAAGACGACCTGGTTTTTGGCATTATCATCTGTTTTATTTTGTTACCGATTGTGGTAGGAGGATTGTTAGTATTTGGAAAATATGCATTGCAGGGAGAGTATAAAATCATAGAAGATAACCCAGAACACGCACATTATATAGAGTAA